In Cicer arietinum cultivar CDC Frontier isolate Library 1 chromosome 1, Cicar.CDCFrontier_v2.0, whole genome shotgun sequence, one DNA window encodes the following:
- the LOC140921035 gene encoding transcription termination factor MTERF15, mitochondrial-like, which translates to MFKFSLSLNAFAISTTLSHFPFPFSLKFLTTTATSNSFAVSYFINKFNFSPEFALKASKQVRFNSSQKPDSVLNFFTTHGFTDTDMQNIIKREPWLLNCDTHKRVLPKFQFLLSKGASPSDIVRMVSGSPRFMKLSLDDRVIPTYNSISKFLCSDQNAIASIISCPSLLSSKFVTENVKLLVNHGVENPSIFRIIHSRANVICSNPFELEKTLQELKIMGFDPSKSYFADALLAMRCISKSKWNEKIDAYKKWGWSEETIKEMVSRQPKCMLVSIDKINRVMEFWVNQLGWDDSYLVMRPGIFAYSLENRVIPRAVVVRYLLSKGLMNENASLTTAFFMSEKLFIEKYVECFEVEEASQVLKLYREKMNVEDKIAKDNLNISCL; encoded by the coding sequence ATGTTCAAATTCTCTCTCTCCCTCAATGCTTTCGCCATTTCAACAACACTCTCCCATTTCCCCTTCCCATTTTCTCTCAAGTTCCTCACCACCACCGCAACTTCAAACTCCTTCGCCGTTTCCTACTTCATCAACAAATTCAACTTCTCACCAGAATTCGCACTCAAAGCTTCCAAACAGGTTCGTTTCAACTCCTCTCAAAAACCCGATTCAGTTCTCAACTTTTTCACAACCCACGGTTTCACTGACACAGACATGCAAAACATCATTAAAAGAGAACCATGGCTTCTTAACTGCGATACCCACAAAAGGGTTTTgccaaagtttcaatttttactCTCCAAAGGTGCTTCTCCCTCTGACATTGTTCGCATGGTTAGTGGTAGTCCTAGGTTCATGAAATTAAGCTTGGATGATCGTGTTATCCCTACTTATAATTCGATATCCAAGTTCCTATGCTCCGATCAAAATGCAATTGCTTCCATAATTTCATGTCCTTCTTTGCTTTCTAGCAAATTTGTAACTGAGAATGTTAAATTATTGGTTAACCATGGTGTTGAAAATCCCAGCATTTTCAGAATTATTCATAGTAGAGCTAATGTTATATGTTCTAATCCTTTTGAGTTAGAGAAGACTTTGCAGGAATTGAAAATCATGGGTTTTGATCCTTCTAAATCATACTTTGCTGATGCATTGCTTGCCATGAGATGTATAAGCAAATCTAAGTGGAATGAGAAAATTGATGCATATAAGAAGTGGGGTTGGTCTGAGGAAACCATTAAGGAAATGGTTTCGAGGCAACCTAAATGTATGTTGGTatcaattgataaaattaatagagtgatggaattttgggttaaCCAATTAGGTTGGGATGATAGTTATCTTGTTATGCGGCCAGGGATTTTTGCTTATAGTTTGGAGAACAGGGTCATTCCGAGGGCTGTGGTTGTCCGCTATCTTCTATCCAAAGGTTTGATGAACGAGAATGCTAGCTTGACTACGGCGTTTTTTATGTCTGAGAAACTGTTCATAGAAAAGTATGTGGAATGTTTTGAAGTGGAGGAAGCTTCTCAGGTATTGAAGTTATATCGGGAAAAGATGAATGTGGAAGATAAGATTGCAAAGGATAACCTTAACATATCATGTTTGTAA